From the genome of Solanum stenotomum isolate F172 chromosome 5, ASM1918654v1, whole genome shotgun sequence:
TACAAAAACTCAGACTCTAGTTCAGACCAAAATGTTCGGACGATCGAAAAAAATTGACTCATAGTCCCACAAATAAGGTCAGGAGAGTGGGGAGGGGACTGAGGTGTAGGTAGAGAAGTTGGCTCCAATGGACCCTTGAAAAGTATGGCCCTATATGACAACATAATTATTGGGGAAAAGAGTTAAGTTAAGAGGATCCAGAATCCTTTAACACTTGGCAGAGAAAGAGTTCCACCTCAAACATATTCTTAGAAGTGAACAACTATATTCAAGTACAATACAATGTCGTTCAACAAAATGCTATATTGCGATCAAATATTTAGTATATGTGATATTGCAATTTGCAATTGAATATTTCATTAAGATGCACGACAGTCTCTGATCATCATCGACCAGTCCAACCAACGGTCTTATTTGTTGTTATCCCAAAATTCAGTGGATCTTGTGGAGGTGGCGGTGGAGCTCTAGGCATACTTGGCTTTGCAGGGTCAACGAAAATTACCCAGCCATCCAAGAACTTGGCATTCATTCCTTCGCGAGCCTTTTCTGCTTCTTCTATTGTTTCATAAGAAACAAATCCGAACCCCTTTGATCTCCCAGTTGCTCTATCAGTAATTACTTTCGCTGTACATCAACACATAGCAAAAAGATTGGTGACTGTTAATCACAGATGAATCGGAATCTAGCAAAATAAAAGAGGAATATGAGAAGGAAATTTCTTATTAGTTACCTTCAGTAAGACATCCAAATTCTTCAAATGCCTTTTTAAGGTTTTCATCACTAGTGTATCTTGAAAGCCCTGCACCAATGTCGCATAGTGTCGCATCAAAGGGAAAGAACCATGAAAAAAGAGCTGAGACCTAAAATGGACCATTTATTTTCACTTACTTTTAACACTTGCATACAGCAAGTTTCACTAACATCAATTATTACTTCGTCACAAAGATTTCCCAATTCTGCTTCTTAATATGTGATCCTcgacttttctttttcttgctttCAAATTGTTCAACATAGAAGGGTTGCAAGGGaaaacatatttaattataGGTAAAAATAACTTCTGGGTCTCAACTAGCACAACCTATACATAGATACAAGTTAACCATGTAGAGAAGTGCAACTCTAGTAGTATGAGGACAACAATAGCAGCACCTAACACCTGTAAGATAACTCAAGACCATGACTACTTCTAAGCGAATATTGAGGCTTATGTTCTCCTAAACAAGATGTACTTACGAAACTGAGCCTCCACTAATTTCTCAGATGAACTTTTTAAATTACCAAAGCTTgcctaaaaaaaattgtacttcTACATGTGCGGTACAGTATATTTACACTTcttttgagccgagggtctatcggaaataacctctctacccttctcagaccccacttgtgagatCAAACTGGGCATGTTGTTTTATGTATGTCCTCTTAGAATTTAGAAAAACAGTCCAAGCACATGAATTACTAAAAAACTAACATCTTTTCATAAATACTTGGGTGGTCTAGAACTATGGTCCTAAATCAAATATATCACGCCAAGTTACTTCCTTTTTCCCTAACAACCAAGAAATCTCCAAGGTAAGTGACACACAGTTCAAAACTCAATTGATAATGGGCCCACCCCACCACACGTCTCTGCTTAAATCCCAACTTTTTATACATAGCAGGATTTGAACAAATGTTGTGCACCTGACCCACCCATGATTTTGACTGTAACAAGATTCAAACCCATGATGTGCGCCTAACTTACATTACGTGTTGACCCAACAAATCCCCGAGGTCATGTCACATTACGCTTTCAagtaatttaattcaaataaaatgcaTAACCTTCCAACTTTCATTTCCTTAACTTTTGACCACGTTACAAAAGAGTATTAAATCTCCCCCGATCTTACTAGCTCAAATATACAGAGTGATGAATCAACCAACAAAAAATACTGCATCTACATATGAAATCCTAAATGTATGTGAAAAAAGCCCAGTATGTGATTTCCAGgcataaaaattcaaaaaaagatTACAATCAAACTAATACTCGCTCTCAATAACTTAAAGTGTCAACTAGGAAGAGGTAGAAGATGGAAATAAAATCCTTGTCCAGAAGACACTGCAAGTGCATTACACATGGATAATCGGCATACTGCCATGCTTGCAGATCACCTAAGAAATTGAGATCTTTTTCATATCACTTGCACTTTATAATTTATCCAAGCCAGTTAATCATAGCAGGCAAGTTTTCTTACAAATCAAAGTTGAAAGCATAGCCAGTCGGAACTAATAACTTACTGCACTAACTTTCAACAAAACTAGAAACTAGTAATCACCACAGCTTCCACGCATCCAACTCCTTTTCGATGAAAGACcacaaatacaaaagaaaataccACAAGCTGATACCGAAAGAATTTGTTTATATGTATCAAAACTAACTCCATACAACATTACAAAAACTCAACCTTTATCTCCTTATATATCTTCATACGAACTGAATGGTTTTTAGTTCTAATGGTGTCAATAtcactaaataattttttaaaactgcAAATTACAGAAATTATTCATAACAATCCTTCAATAACTATCAGGAAAACAGATTAACCAAATCAGCACAAAAGCAGTACTTTCCTGAATCCAATgaacaaaaataactaaaacttcaaattataCTAAATCTCAGAAATATCTTAGCCATGAACATAAGTAAAACTATAAGGTAATCATAAGATTTGATGTGTTTATGCACATACCGCTGACAAAAAGCTTCGGACTTGTGAGTGTTGAATTCAAACGAATTGAAGAAAACTGTGATTGAAGAATCGTTGAAGATCCACTGAAAATGCGACGAAATAATGCCATTTTAACAATAAAGAAACGATTGTTGTGAACTGATTGTAGTTCTGGGGATTTTATTGGGgcaagggtttagggttttatgATTGATGATAGAAATGAATGGTGAATTTGTAAAGCTTAGGGGGTCAATTAGTTGTTTTGATAAAGTAGAGGACCCTCcatgataaataattaaattatgccTAGAAGCTTCGGGAACTGAGTTCTCTCTCCTCCCAATCTGCGTATAATTTGACCAGCGTGAGTTGTGGTGTAATAGTGAATCTGTTTCACTCTTAATTAGAGATCTCAGATTAAGAGTGAAAAAATTATGTAAGCACACACCGAATAAGTCATATAGTGCGTAATTCAAATTTAGTTAGAGTTCAATGTAAATTTCACACActaagtgaaaaataaaaaaaaatgtataattttgagaaataaatattataatgtaGTTGAAGAAAGTGTATAATTTGgagaaataatatttgaatgagAATAAGTTATTttgcaattaattattttgaaataagttaTTTCTATTATGAGTATGAGATAATTTATTtcatcactatgatataaatagTGGGATAATAGGATAAAATACTTATACAATTTATCTCAAGATTACTATACCTTATACTTCTCACACCAAACGACTCCTAAGATATAAATGATGGAATAAATAATCCAAGAACAATGTAATACTCACAACTAAATACATACTCCCTCTATCCACTTTTGATTGTCATGTTGcgttcgaaagtcaatttgactaatttttaaagttaaattagtttacattaattcgatattttaaacaaaatatttagatattcaaaaattatacgaaaagtactataaattccaatttttcgcatatcaatatgataaaaactacatcgtaaaatgttaatcaaaatttttatcgtttaactctaaaaaagaaaactatgacAACTAAAAATAGCCAAAGATAGTActtaataaattaatcatgTGTTATATCCGAAATTATTATACTTTATCTATCACGCCAAATGACTATATAAGTATTAAATACtctataaaaaaatttgtaCACTTCTATAAAGCAGTCCAATGCCACAGCAACAACACTAATCCCATTCCACCTAAAGTTAAGCTCAGCAAAGACACCTCTCCTTTCAGCTTCTCTGAGAAAAGAATGGCCGCCGCAGCACCTCCACCGCCGCCGTCGCCTACCCCCGCCGTCATCTCTGAGGACTTGCTTCCGACTGGCTACAATGTCTTTTCCCGAATTCGTCTTGCCACCATCGTCGACGTTCCTCATATCCACAAACTCATCCACCAGATGGCCGTGTTTGAGCGACTCACCCATCTCTTCTCCGCCACAGAATCTTCACTTTCCTCCACTCTCTTCCCTGAAAACTCCCCACCTCCGTTCACCTCCTTCACCGTTTTCCTTCTCGAAGTTTCTCAAATCCCTTTCCCTCTAATCGACCTAAACTACCCAaatttcagccccattcatAAAACGGTAAATCTGGATCTCCCGATTACCGACCCGCAAGCGGAAACGTTCAGATCGTGTGGAAATGATGCTGTGGTTGCTGGGTTTGTGTtgttttttcctaattattcgTCCTTCTTAGCGAAACCTGGGTTTTACATCGAGGATATATTTGTGAGAGAGTGTTATAGGAGGAAAGGTTTTGGGAAGATGTTGTTGTCAGCTGTGGCTGCTCAGGCGGCGAAAATGGGGTATGGAAGAGTGGAATGGGTGGTTCTAGATTGGAATGTGAATGCGATCAAGTTTTATGAAGAAATGGGAGCTCAAATTATGCAGGAATGGAGGGTTTGTAGGTTGACTGGTGATGCCCTTCAAGCCTTTGCAAATATCAACATTTGAGTTTGCAATTGTCTTCAATTTTACACCCAATACTACTCCACTGCTATGTGTGTGGATGTAAGTGTTATCAGTAGgaattaaataaagaatttcacTTGTTTTTGCAATTTGATCTTTTGTTTCAGCTTGTGATTCTGTGTTTGGAATGATAGTTTTACTTCTATCTGATTAGGAAGGTTTATTTCCAGCATGTAGTTTCTTCCTTTGATATATGCATTACTTGAGTCGCTGGTCCATCGAAAACAACCTCTCCATCCGTACCATGAGTATCATTGTGTACACACGCCCCCTCCTCAAACCCACGAATGAGATTACACTAAATATATGGTTATCGTAACAAGTCTCATTTCTGTGTATCCACTTTGAACAGGAAATATGTTTTAGCTGCTAAGCTTCAAAGCAACCCATAGGTTTACTTCGAAGTAGGAGCTCCTACTCCCAACTCAAACTGAAGCTGAGGAGTTTCACGTGAATGGATACTTaagagaaaaaatgaatttgattaaTTCAACTTATAAGATGTTGGAACAACCAGTAAAACGAAACGACTTAGTTTGAACAACGAAGGGTGATTAATCAAGTCCAACAATGAATTTTCTAACAAGCCTTACGAGGAGTTTTAGGAACTTTGAATAGATGTTTGAACAACACTAGCTATATTTTAATGTACCATTAGTGTCAATATTATTAGGTTGCTTAAAGAAAACGTAAGCAAGCAAATTTCATgatatataatttcttattttaggTATAGTTGCATAACAAGAATATATTTGGGAAGTTTGTAGAAGCTAGACTTTGACAAGTATATATTTGGCTTTTGTGATGATAATGAAGGCAGATGAAAGCATAAATATGGTGGGCGGGGAGGATCAGTCTTGAATGAACTCAAAGCCCATCGCCGCGCACGGCAAATCAAGCACTGAGTCAACCtagaagatttttaaaatatcttaaatataCAATGCAATTAATTGTCGAAGGGGTTCATATGAAATACCTCGCTACAGCCTAGATCCGCCCCTTCTTGCAAACCTTGATTTTCAAGTGGGTGGCACTGGCCAAacaattatttccaaaaactttaaaaaattatgtttaaattCACATTGAAAACTAGGATTTTGACTCCTTGCCACACAAAATGGAACAAAGGGATTGCTACAACAATATCAATAGCAAATTGTTACTTCCTCTTTTGTTGACCCAATCACTACATATATTCAATAATTCATCACATCAAGAAAAAGCTTATGGCCCTGTATAAGATATGTATCCTACATTACTTTCTGGCAAAATTTTCTCTGTATGCAAATGTACAATAGGAAACTAGCACTGCGAAAAGAAGGGGTAAAAACGTTTGCCCCCACGCACGCATGATAAAAGGTCAGCATGCCTCAAGGACTTCAGAAGAGCAGTTCCTCAGCTGCTCTTTTATACATCATCTGAAAACTAATCTATAAACCCGACAGACTACTTTATGAAAATATAGCGgtaaataatgaataaaaaacaCTTGTCCTTGCATCTAAGGATGATCCCCATAAGGTCCGTCATCAACATGGTGTACCTCCAGGAACACCTTGCCTCATGAACTATTCAATCACCTTGAAACTAATTCACCAGCTAGAGGTACATTTTGCATGTTCTAAGGTACCGAAGAAAAGATTGTTCTGCAATGAAAGCACCACTTTCTCTATTTCCAGCTCCATTTCAGATCATCGAGTATAATAGACGTCTCCCTCCTCCTTAAATATGAGGTGTGTGCAAATATGTAGCAATGTAGCTCCTTGCGCACATTCTTCACATAGATGAATTACAATTCATAAGATGTCTGCTGCACTTCCTTCTCCAACATTGATGTCCCATTGAATTCCGTCAACGTGAAGTCTCTTGAATACTCCAGATACTGTTAAAACAGTTCTAAAATATCAGCATAGAACTTAGTAAGATTATTTATCTAAATGGCAAAATAGATTGGGTAGTAGAAACTGGGGAAGCACACCAAACATTGTTTAGCCATATGCACAAGAAAACTCCTGACAAATATTAACCAAACCCAACTTTGATTCCTCATCCATGACACTGTGACACACAAAGGGAGCAATTAGTTTTATAGGATATGAAACTCCTCTTACTACTGCCCTCCACTAGCAATCTGTCTTGTGACCATGCTTTGATCAGTAAGGCATAAATTCAGTTCAAAAGAACCCACTCACAAAAGGAAGTCAGCTTGAATAGAGGGAATGCAAAGACTTTTTAAGCTTATGTCTGCTAGTATTTCCAGACCAAATATTCCGCAAATTGCCTTATGGCAACCTAAACATCCTACAGCTTGCACTTGCTCCAACTCTTGAATCAGCAATTAGAAATGGACTTACGTTCATAACTTGACTTTAAATCTAGTATCCAGTAGCCTCAAACATTATACAGCTTAAAATCTAATCTCcatcattttaagaaaattggATCTATTATTTAACATTTTAACACTATCATCCATGATGCAAAGGGAGAATCAGATAAACAAGGTAAAAACAAATGATCTGTCAATACTAATATTAAAGATCCACTCACGCGCTCATCAGTCATCTTTCTGAAACCCAGTTTATTTGTCCAGATGGATTTAGCCTCTTCAGCAGCTGGCAGAACCAGGTTTTTAACATGCATTGAAGATAATAGAATTTCAATAGATCCAAATAACGCCCGGAAATAACCCTTCAAAGGAACAAACATAAGGATCATCAGCTTGTGTTCCACAAGAATAGCTTACTTCCCCTAGGAGTAAAGCTTCAGAACCAGTAAGCAAAACCACAAATAAGCACAGCAAAGGAGTCTAGTCGAGCAGAGCTTACTTTGCCTTGGTTTTCTCTACTTGTAGCCACCATAGGGAGTTCAGCAACCTCTTGCCCAAAAATCCTGAGAAGAGCAGCTGATACAACTACTGACCTGTATCCATTTAGTCACATGATTAATGACTCAGGAAAGCAGATTAGTATGTAACTTCAGACcaactataaatacaaaatCTTGAGAAGGCActgaaaaataacttaaaatcaGTGGCTTACTTCACAATCAAAACGATGCAATACATTCCCCCAAATTCTTGACCTGAGATGTTTCTCCTACATTAGACAGGAATACAGAAATTAGAGAAGTCAAAGTGTGTGCAATTCAAATAGAGCAAGTACTCGAATTTTGGAAGCAAACGGCAAAATAACACAAGCAGGCCAAAATATCCAAGCCACAAACAGAAGAGCTCTAAACGATTGGGAAATGGAAAGATTAGCAAGCTTGCTTAACCTTTTAGAATCCCATATCCACACCCCCAGACCTCCCTGACAAGCCTTGGTGGAAACTCAATGGAAAGGGCAACTTCTGTGAGATCTACTAATAGTAACCTCAACTACAAAACTGGCCTGACAAGGATTTGGCCTCAGAAACTCATCTGGAAAATCAAAATTCCACCCAAGGTGCCAGTTTTCACCTGGCTAGTGGTTAGAAGAGCCTGCTTAGCTCAAGAAAGATCACAGAGAAGAAGTTTCCACATTTGCTCAACATGTCTACTGTGTGGTAAAAAACTGGAAAGCAATGAGCACCTCTTCATCCACTGCAAGATAACTACACATCTGTGGCACATGTTCTTTTGTATtctaggagtttcttgggttgtTCTCAAAACCACTTTTGCACTCCTTAGTAGCTGGAAAGAAGTTGGCAGATGAAGTGGTACAGAAAACTGGTGGCAAATTATTCCAGCTTGTATATGGCGGTCtatatggaaagaaaggaactcTAGACATTTTTATTTGCCTCAAGTGTattctatttttggtgtaaacaggatATTTTTAGTGATGTAGCAGACCTAGTAGATCTGATAGGAAACTGTTAATTCTTTAGACCTTCAGCTACTGGCTGatctcttcttttgttttttcttcgGAGCGAGCTTGTACAGTTCCATCAGCAACTTTGATGCTGATCTTTTGGATTTCTATACAAGCTATTACCTctctctcaaaaaaaataattaaaatttaacaattgCATGTCATGTGCAAATAATCTAATTTTAGAGAAGATTAAGAGATGTATTAGGACAACCTTACCATTTGACTtatttatatcaaatatatatgctaattatagtaaaagaaagaagacAATTGGATAACTTTGGTAAGTGAAGGCAATGCAAGAACTTACAATAAGACATTCCAGGACTAACATGATGCATGATTCTTTCTTTTGATAGGCTAGCAAATTAAGATCAACATTCAACATTTTATTACGTGgtactttttctttaatttttatttcataattcaAACATACACACATATTAAATTATGTATTCATGGATATAAGGGACACATGCAAAGCGCATACCCTGGAACTAGTTGTCCTAAATGGAGACTACTAAAAGATCAAACACGAGAAAAATTGCCTGTCAGATTTTCTAATACAGTTCATGgacaagaaaacaaaaatggCTGAGTCTCTAAGGAAACTTGTGGTAACACTAGGGTTACACTTGTAAGCAAAGGAATACTCACCCATAAACCATAACAGGTATAAGATCTCGTCCAGATTTGGCAACAATAGGATCAAAGCACTCCTGCACAGAAAGACAGAGATGACAATTATAATTAAGTAAGCAACTTGAATAAGGAGAAGTTTGACGCATAATTCAAGGATAAATTTTCAGATACTCAATTAATGAATAAGTGGGGACAAAGTGCATATGGAAATTCTTCTTGTTACACCTTGTATACTTCAACTGGTCCTACTCCATTAAGACtcaattaatcaatttttttaataagtagACTCAATTATTCCATTATGTGGTAGTTAAAAGGATTTATCTGTTTCTAACAATGGTGTTGCTGGTCAACCTGGCATTCTGTCGAGATTTATTGAGTTCAAGAATCTTGGTGATGCACAAGATTATACTTGAGGATTGAAATCTACAGTAAGGTTCAGTTATCAGCAAGTTTTTTCACCACCATGCAGCATTAATTAGCTTTACCACGTGTTAAAACATCTATGTCCAATTGAAGCAGTAATGTACAATCTCCATTGATTCAGATTTTCGGTAAGTGTTCTCTTTATGATCCGAGAtgtcaaaaaaaattccaaCTGGTGCTtaatactaacaataaaaaGCTCACCCTAAAGATTACTGCTGCACTGGATAGAAGAGGTAGATGCTCCGGGAAGCGACTCTTCCCACTTAAGATACGCCACTGAATGTCATCTGTAGCTGTATCCATTAAACATTTCTGGACTTGCTTCTTAGTTACGGCAGATGCTGCAGGAGTTGGAATGACCTCAGCTCCCTTCAAAACACAATTCTGAAGTACCACATAAATTTTATTGCAGTCATTGCAACAAAACCATTTATCCTTCGGAAGTTCCTATCACCAATTTTAAGAAGTATTTATTAGTACTGATGGACAACATAATCACAGTTATCCAACATAAGAAAGAAACTAGACTCACTTTCAGATCACACCTCCCACTTTCCCGCAGACACCCAACATGGTATTCCTTCTCACACTGCATatgcaccaaaaaaaaaattaaattggaaGCTGTGGATATGGCACCATAGGAAAAGGAATAGGAGGGAGCAAGGTTAAAGACAGTTGCAGAACATTGGAATATGGCAAGTAAACTGTTGGTCAAAGCATACCTGGTCACAGAGCATAACTGTCCGATCATCAAATTTGGCAACGCTGAAGTCCGGGGTCCTAGAAATATATGGTGGAAAAATGAGTTCAAGGGTTTATTATCTCCACTTGTAGGCATCCATCTGATGTTAATTTGCACTAGCAAACCATACAATATGTGACAACCAAGTCAAcagataaaataacataatgGCCAGCATGAACTGCATTGTAGGACCGGATAAATTCTTCGACACTATCCCAACTATTTCAAGttacttaaaataataaatctgaTGTATACCAATGTTGACACAGGTGACAACTCTAAAAGTGTACCAGGTCTAATGGAGCTTTAAGGGCAAAGCACGATCAGAGTGTAAGctttagaaagaaagaaaaaacgcGCAATGAAGGATATAACACTCATTCATAATGTTTTCTTTAACAATTATGCTACCAGttacaaaaaaatcataatgtTCTCCTTaactattaatatatttattttccaaTTGTATTGTTGTTAATTAGTACTGCTCTATTCAAGATAGAACTCAAGGGCAATGAGGCACACGCCTTAGTGCCTTGCCTACACTAAAGCGCAGCTTAAGCAACACGAAGCGCCGTCCCAGAGCTTCAGGGCTTAACCGCACCTTAAATGAGCCTTTTGACAACATTGATGTATACTATTCAAAAACAGCATTGCCACACATGGCCACTTGATACTggatgtataaaatataatgatgattaattttttaattaatttcattcttgaagtgcTAGGAATACCTAAACACAATGCAACGAAACCTAGGAAACACATACTCAGGTGAAACCACATCTTGAGAAGAATACAATGGGTTCTTGCTGTAGAAGAACAAGAAAAGATGAGGCTATGCATTGCGGTTTAACCAGCTTTATCACAATGGACTAGTGCTGGATGAAAATATGTACTACGACGTCTGAAGGCATACATTACATATCTCTCGGAAGATATCAAACAAGGTTAAAGTGCTAAATTAATTTATCCATCACAAGAATGTTCTTAAATCACAAAAGTTAGATAAATGGAAactagaaattttaaattctctcTGAAGGACCATAACTGCAACATACCTGCAAACAACGCACCCACCACTTTCAGATTCTGGAGCTTTAACCACTCTTGTCAACCGTATCATAATTGGTCCAGCATCTCCAGCAGTTTTCCTACCAGGGACAAATTTGTCTCTACAATATGAACAGAGCCAACCACTAGTCGGGGTACACTGTAGACCTATACAAGCTGCAAGCATACAGGTTTTACATGAACAAAACTGTAAGCACAAGTGAGGTTATTAGGCAGGGAAATAGAAAGAACTCCACTCAACAACCAAAAAACAGGCAGTCTGGCTTACAAAATTGCTTTTGACATGGCTTCATTTACAATCAAACAAGAGAAAAGAGCACTAAAATGTGAtttctaatataatataaagagcTAACCATGTATCAATCTATCAGTTTGCCAACCAGCACATTTTAGAGATACAAAAAAGACTAATCACAATAGAGAACTATGTCAAACATTAGGGAAAAAGACAGCACCTGCATGAAAAGCCCGGGGACACCCTTCACAGCAAATCAGATCTCCTGCATCGCCACATATTGTACACATATCGTCGCTGTTATTGGTGGCAATACTTTGACCATTTGCCAGCATTAATGCTATATCATGTAGGGTAAGTCCGTTGGATGTGTAGATGTGACGGTAGCTGGTCATCCACAAAATAATTCAGATCATTCATGTTTTGCTTATATGATGCAAATAAGTTTTTGAGAACTACTTACGGTTGACGTTTAGCTGCACATCCAGCATGAGCCTCAAACTGGGAAGGACTTATCTGTTTAGAAAGGATAACAAGTGAAGTAGTAAGCAGCACTTctgaagtttatatatatatattgtatataaataaatatacacatataatatatatacacatttggATTTATTTTATTCCAAATGTGTGTACGTGTAGGTTAATTTACCTCAGTATCACAGCAGCTGCAGACTATGCCATTCCCCTGCTTGTAGCCCCCCAGAACTTTCTGCAGAAAGATTTTAATTGCTcacacatatataataattatggCAACTGCTGCTGAATAGCCTcgaacaaataattaaaaaaatagagaaaacaatGCACAATAAAAGGACAATATTAAGAGACAAGATAGAAATGAATCTAACCTTCCCCTTAGAATAATATGACAAATCAGTACCATCGGGAAGTCCATTTGGCATGAACAGTGATCGGTGCAAGTCATTATCCCTATGTATTGTAAAAAGATTGATGACATATGCTaagtcaaaaacaaaaaatcctTTTATTCAAGGAAAATAAGAGAAAGGATACCTTTTTTTTGTGCCACCTTCAGCAGGTTTCTTTGGCTCTGCTGTTGAGCTGGAAAAATTGTACCTTGGCCTGTCAAAATAACTGCACCATTAGATACAATCTAGGAATATGCATTTACATAAAGAATGACCAATTGCACGAATGTGATTACAAACTTTTTAACCACATGCTTCCATGATTCTGCAGTCTCCATAAAGCTACATGAATTTGGAGGAAAGTTGTCAATATACGAGTACGAAGCAGGATATAAGCCATCTTCCATCACCGAACTGCAATCATTGAAGTCCACCATAGTATAGTGCAAAGTTACaaataaaatgagtaaaaaaGTTGCAGTAACCCCAACACCCAAAACCACTCAATATCATTATTACGCGAAAAACTCAAACTACAACTGGATAAACTCCATAAAGGGACCAAGCTTGCAAGTCTATGCCCTGGATCTAAC
Proteins encoded in this window:
- the LOC125865764 gene encoding probable acetyltransferase NATA1-like, which codes for MAAAAPPPPPSPTPAVISEDLLPTGYNVFSRIRLATIVDVPHIHKLIHQMAVFERLTHLFSATESSLSSTLFPENSPPPFTSFTVFLLEVSQIPFPLIDLNYPNFSPIHKTVNLDLPITDPQAETFRSCGNDAVVAGFVLFFPNYSSFLAKPGFYIEDIFVRECYRRKGFGKMLLSAVAAQAAKMGYGRVEWVVLDWNVNAIKFYEEMGAQIMQEWRVCRLTGDALQAFANINI
- the LOC125865098 gene encoding organelle RRM domain-containing protein 2, mitochondrial produces the protein MALFRRIFSGSSTILQSQFSSIRLNSTLTSPKLFVSGLSRYTSDENLKKAFEEFGCLTEAKVITDRATGRSKGFGFVSYETIEEAEKAREGMNAKFLDGWVIFVDPAKPSMPRAPPPPPQDPLNFGITTNKTVGWTGR